One genomic region from Haloarcula taiwanensis encodes:
- a CDS encoding molybdopterin synthase sulfur carrier subunit, whose translation MDVTVYGPLRAATGSKTVEVPVDGDTVEAVIAAFIDAYPRAEPQLVNDAGELRPSVRVMVDGDNAEYSDRVPPGASVEIFPAMRGG comes from the coding sequence GTGGATGTGACTGTGTACGGGCCGCTTCGGGCGGCGACGGGGTCGAAGACAGTCGAAGTTCCGGTAGACGGCGACACGGTGGAGGCTGTAATTGCGGCCTTCATTGACGCGTACCCGCGTGCGGAGCCCCAACTGGTCAACGACGCCGGCGAACTCAGACCAAGCGTCCGTGTGATGGTCGACGGCGACAACGCTGAGTACTCGGACCGAGTTCCGCCCGGCGCGTCAGTCGAGATTTTTCCCGCAATGCGCGGCGGGTGA
- a CDS encoding multidrug ABC transporter permease — MTDRNSDTISRQEKLDALLYAARYAPKFTVMIVGLGLVTAVLEGVGLTFIIPIIELMQSSEPVTQADGIAGIFFTVYQTLGIPFTIEYVIGGVALATCLRYTSSFLLTWLRDVLQLSYERHIRENLFDSALETEMEFLDRKGSDNILNAIVTESKAASKVIKRFVKLFDLLLLTVAYLALATWISPQLTAFAIFIIGGVGLGLRHLIGSGYDLGDRVAAANERMQQVVQAGMIGIRDIRVFNLETEIYGEYEDALEEYTRSKVANRRNRAAIKKSQNLVVSVLIFALIYVALTFTNLSFGELGLFLFLMFQLGPKASGINKRFYKVEENLPHLVRTQSFMRDLEEWEEPDTGEQPTPKEVETVEFDDVTFSYTDDEVVLREVDFELKKGEFVAFVGQSGAGKSTIVSLLARYYEPDSGQIRANGNPIGQMDISEWRDRISIVRQNPYMFNDTLRHNLTVGNRDATDAEIKRACEIAKVDQFITDLPNGLDSQLGDDGVRLSGGQKQRVALARAILKDADLLILDEATSDLDSNLEKEVQAAIEAMERDYAIIAIAHRLSTVENADRIYTMEDGWISECGGHDELVESEGKYAELYAIQSGG, encoded by the coding sequence ATGACCGACAGAAACTCAGACACCATTTCACGGCAGGAGAAACTTGACGCGCTTCTCTATGCGGCCCGATATGCCCCAAAATTCACTGTGATGATCGTCGGGCTCGGTCTGGTAACGGCCGTATTAGAAGGCGTCGGACTGACGTTTATCATCCCTATCATTGAACTCATGCAGTCATCAGAACCGGTGACACAGGCTGATGGCATAGCGGGTATTTTCTTCACCGTTTATCAGACACTCGGGATTCCGTTCACGATCGAGTACGTCATTGGCGGAGTGGCGTTAGCGACCTGTCTGCGCTATACGTCGTCGTTTCTCCTCACGTGGCTACGCGATGTACTCCAGCTTTCCTACGAGCGCCACATCCGCGAGAACCTCTTCGATAGCGCTCTGGAGACGGAGATGGAATTTCTCGACCGAAAGGGGTCGGACAACATCTTGAACGCGATTGTCACCGAGTCGAAAGCAGCCTCAAAAGTCATCAAGCGGTTCGTGAAGCTGTTCGATCTGCTACTACTCACTGTTGCCTATCTCGCTCTCGCAACGTGGATCTCACCGCAACTCACAGCATTTGCTATTTTTATCATCGGTGGTGTGGGACTCGGTCTGCGACATCTCATCGGCTCAGGATACGATCTGGGTGATCGCGTTGCAGCGGCAAACGAACGGATGCAACAAGTGGTTCAGGCCGGCATGATTGGCATTCGAGACATCCGGGTGTTTAATCTCGAAACAGAAATCTATGGCGAGTATGAGGACGCCCTCGAAGAGTACACGCGTTCGAAAGTCGCGAACCGCCGGAATCGGGCAGCGATCAAGAAGTCACAGAATCTCGTCGTCTCCGTACTCATCTTCGCACTTATTTACGTGGCGCTGACATTCACCAATCTCTCGTTCGGTGAACTCGGCCTGTTCTTGTTTCTCATGTTTCAGCTCGGTCCCAAAGCAAGCGGGATTAACAAGCGGTTCTACAAAGTCGAAGAGAACCTTCCCCATCTGGTTCGGACACAGTCATTCATGCGGGATCTCGAAGAGTGGGAAGAACCGGACACCGGAGAGCAACCGACCCCGAAAGAGGTCGAAACAGTCGAGTTCGACGATGTCACGTTCTCATATACGGACGACGAGGTCGTTCTTCGGGAGGTCGATTTCGAACTCAAGAAAGGCGAGTTCGTCGCCTTCGTTGGACAGTCCGGTGCCGGGAAGTCGACAATAGTCTCCCTGTTGGCTCGCTACTATGAGCCAGACAGCGGTCAGATACGTGCAAATGGGAACCCAATCGGCCAAATGGATATCAGCGAGTGGCGTGACCGAATCTCGATAGTCCGCCAGAACCCGTATATGTTCAACGACACGCTTCGACATAACCTCACCGTCGGCAATCGGGATGCGACGGACGCTGAGATCAAACGGGCTTGCGAAATCGCGAAGGTGGACCAGTTCATCACGGACCTCCCGAACGGACTCGATTCTCAACTGGGTGACGACGGTGTCCGCTTGTCGGGTGGGCAGAAACAGCGCGTCGCTCTTGCGCGAGCGATTCTGAAAGACGCGGACCTGTTAATTCTAGACGAAGCAACGAGCGACCTGGATTCGAACCTTGAGAAGGAAGTGCAGGCGGCAATCGAAGCGATGGAGCGAGATTATGCGATTATCGCTATCGCTCATCGCCTTTCAACTGTCGAGAATGCTGATCGGATCTATACGATGGAAGACGGATGGATTTCCGAGTGTGGCGGTCACGACGAACTGGTTGAAAGTGAAGGGAAATACGCTGAATTGTATGCGATACAGTCAGGTGGGTAA
- a CDS encoding acetamidase produces MSEQIQQELDVDRFTLGLVGPEQEWAGTVADGGTVRTHTPPACWGPMITPEFRGGHEVTRPIRVENAEPGDALVVQIKDVEVTSVATSTGSMAEREDAFGSDPFVDHRCPECGTEWPDSVVEGTGEDAIRCADCGANASSFGFEFGYTVAFDEDRSVGLTVGPDGAADLAERADEAMALPDNSRQHPILLYKPDEIPGTLGHLRPFIGNIGTTPSVEFPDSHNAGDFGQFLIGADHDWGLADEAALDARTDGHLDSNDVRPGATLICPVEIDGAGLYVGDLHANQGDGELSLHTTDVSGRTELEVSVIKDLDIDGPLLLPNESDLPDIAKPYTDAEREAGEALAADHHVDDVVDAAPLQIIGSGATINDATENAFARAGTLFDMSEGEVRARCTFTGGVEIARLPGVVQLSMLAPMSLLEERGLADTVREQYNL; encoded by the coding sequence ATGTCAGAGCAAATCCAGCAAGAGCTCGATGTCGACCGGTTTACACTGGGGCTCGTTGGGCCGGAGCAAGAATGGGCGGGCACAGTCGCCGATGGCGGGACCGTTCGCACACATACGCCCCCTGCGTGCTGGGGCCCGATGATTACCCCCGAGTTCCGCGGCGGCCACGAGGTAACGCGACCGATCCGAGTCGAGAACGCTGAACCCGGTGACGCGCTCGTCGTCCAGATCAAGGACGTCGAGGTGACGAGTGTCGCGACAAGCACGGGCAGCATGGCCGAACGCGAGGACGCCTTCGGGAGCGACCCGTTCGTCGACCATCGGTGCCCGGAGTGTGGGACCGAGTGGCCCGACAGCGTCGTCGAGGGCACCGGCGAAGACGCGATTCGATGTGCGGACTGTGGGGCCAACGCTTCGTCTTTTGGCTTCGAGTTCGGCTACACCGTTGCCTTCGACGAGGACCGCTCCGTTGGGCTCACCGTCGGCCCCGATGGTGCTGCGGACCTCGCAGAGCGCGCCGACGAGGCGATGGCGCTGCCCGACAACTCCCGGCAACACCCGATTCTGTTGTACAAGCCCGACGAAATCCCGGGAACGCTCGGCCACCTCCGCCCGTTCATCGGGAACATCGGGACGACACCGTCGGTAGAGTTCCCCGATTCACACAATGCCGGTGACTTCGGCCAGTTCCTCATCGGGGCCGACCACGACTGGGGCCTCGCCGACGAAGCAGCGCTGGACGCCCGGACGGACGGTCATCTAGACTCGAACGACGTCCGCCCGGGAGCGACGCTCATCTGCCCCGTCGAGATCGACGGCGCGGGGCTCTACGTCGGTGACTTGCACGCCAACCAGGGCGACGGCGAGCTCTCGCTTCACACAACCGACGTGAGCGGTCGCACCGAGCTCGAAGTGAGCGTTATCAAAGATCTCGATATCGACGGCCCGCTCCTGCTCCCGAACGAGTCGGACCTGCCGGATATCGCCAAGCCGTACACGGACGCCGAGCGGGAGGCGGGTGAGGCCCTCGCCGCCGACCACCACGTCGACGACGTCGTCGATGCAGCGCCGCTCCAGATAATCGGGTCCGGTGCCACGATCAACGACGCCACCGAGAACGCGTTCGCACGGGCTGGGACGCTCTTCGATATGTCAGAGGGAGAGGTCCGAGCGAGATGCACGTTCACTGGCGGTGTCGAGATCGCCCGACTGCCCGGCGTCGTACAGCTCTCGATGCTCGCCCCGATGTCCCTCCTCGAAGAACGGGGACTGGCCGATACCGTCCGCGAACAGTACAACCTCTAG
- a CDS encoding aldehyde oxidoreductase produces the protein MKRPQQSADMAPEQNGTTTVPTLGFGTYRTGGYKCYNAVKNALDCGYTHIDTAMAYENEAAVGRAIEQSSVDREDIFLTTKIKGYPEMVEYERLIEAAKGCLERLGTEYLDLLLVHWWNPLADMEETVNALNTLVDDGLVNQIGVSNFSIKELKQAMRLSDAPIATNQIEYHPYWGDEELVRFCQDNDVTVTAYSPLAEGRAVEDDVLRSIGDRYGKSAAQVSIRWLIQQENVVTIPKAATPKHIEANIDVFDFELTDRDMQRIRKLEPPFWYRENREGGSIYEARSVLGNFVPDSLYNRIA, from the coding sequence ATGAAGCGACCACAGCAGTCAGCCGACATGGCTCCCGAGCAGAATGGTACGACCACGGTCCCTACTCTCGGGTTCGGTACCTACCGAACCGGAGGGTACAAATGCTACAACGCGGTTAAGAATGCGCTTGATTGTGGGTACACGCATATCGACACTGCGATGGCATACGAAAACGAAGCGGCCGTCGGTCGCGCAATCGAACAATCCAGCGTTGACCGGGAAGACATCTTCTTGACGACGAAAATCAAGGGATATCCCGAAATGGTCGAGTATGAACGCTTGATAGAGGCCGCGAAGGGATGTCTCGAACGGCTGGGAACGGAGTATCTGGATCTGTTATTGGTCCACTGGTGGAATCCGCTGGCCGATATGGAAGAAACAGTCAACGCGCTCAACACACTCGTCGATGACGGGTTGGTCAATCAGATCGGGGTGAGTAACTTTTCTATCAAGGAGCTCAAGCAGGCGATGCGACTTTCGGACGCTCCTATTGCGACGAATCAGATTGAATACCATCCTTACTGGGGTGACGAGGAACTCGTCAGATTTTGCCAGGACAACGATGTCACAGTTACCGCATATAGTCCGCTTGCGGAGGGGCGAGCTGTTGAAGACGATGTCTTGCGTTCGATTGGAGATCGGTACGGCAAATCGGCAGCGCAGGTATCTATCCGGTGGCTGATACAACAGGAGAATGTTGTCACGATTCCGAAAGCGGCGACGCCGAAACACATAGAAGCGAACATTGACGTTTTTGACTTCGAACTCACTGACCGCGACATGCAGCGGATCAGGAAACTTGAGCCGCCGTTCTGGTACAGAGAAAACCGCGAAGGCGGATCGATATACGAGGCTCGCAGTGTTCTGGGAAATTTCGTACCGGACAGTCTCTACAATCGGATTGCCTGA
- a CDS encoding glycosyl transferase, with product MGRKISVIIPTHYRNDLLPTAIESVARQDYEPVELIVVDDSGEGYAEPVLAEYDEVIDKPIIKEENEGWQAAYTTGIEQSTGEYIQFLDDDDYLYETKLKKTANVLDQNPEVGVSYCGVVRGDEGDFYPKQEVSGHFLEPALRFQTFPMWTGSMLMEREVLCDCLPMAGMGEEDDLDIELGDTDLKIELAKRTKADYVDECLTFYRQEGNKLWTGKRRFKKILQNIRHQKDIYNQYPEIRRDLLAEWYERQGRNWLDEQIWSAKAIQCFIKSAYYERKQKFPRIIETLAAILGRPGVMSAVRVKRTLLDG from the coding sequence ATGGGCAGAAAAATATCGGTGATTATCCCCACTCACTACCGAAATGACCTCCTCCCCACAGCGATCGAAAGCGTGGCCCGACAGGATTACGAACCCGTCGAGCTGATCGTAGTTGATGACTCGGGCGAAGGGTACGCCGAACCGGTGCTTGCAGAGTACGACGAGGTGATAGACAAGCCGATAATAAAAGAGGAGAACGAGGGGTGGCAGGCAGCCTACACGACTGGAATCGAGCAGTCGACCGGCGAGTACATCCAGTTTCTGGACGACGACGACTACCTCTACGAGACGAAACTGAAAAAAACGGCGAACGTTCTCGACCAGAACCCGGAGGTCGGTGTTTCGTACTGCGGCGTAGTCCGTGGTGATGAGGGGGATTTCTACCCAAAACAGGAGGTGTCAGGCCATTTTCTGGAACCAGCGCTCCGGTTCCAGACGTTTCCCATGTGGACAGGCTCGATGTTGATGGAACGAGAAGTACTGTGTGACTGCCTCCCAATGGCTGGGATGGGTGAGGAAGACGACTTGGACATCGAACTGGGCGACACAGACCTCAAAATAGAGCTCGCGAAGCGGACGAAAGCCGACTACGTCGACGAGTGTCTGACGTTCTATCGTCAAGAAGGAAACAAGTTATGGACCGGAAAACGGAGGTTTAAAAAAATACTACAGAACATTCGTCATCAAAAAGACATATACAATCAGTATCCAGAGATACGTCGAGACCTCCTTGCAGAGTGGTACGAGCGTCAGGGACGGAACTGGCTTGACGAACAGATCTGGTCAGCGAAAGCGATACAGTGTTTTATTAAATCTGCCTACTATGAGCGGAAACAAAAGTTTCCGAGGATAATCGAGACGCTGGCCGCGATCCTCGGCCGACCTGGTGTGATGTCAGCGGTGCGCGTGAAGCGAACCTTGCTTGACGGGTAA